Proteins encoded in a region of the Nocardia asteroides genome:
- a CDS encoding LLM class flavin-dependent oxidoreductase, producing the protein MTAPRQLSLNAFIYPSGHHEAAWRHPWSSPDRIYDVAYYQEIGRTAEAAKLDAVFFADGPALRTNVRHNAASGLEPITLLTAIATATTHLGLIATASTTYYEPYNLARLFSTLDHISGGRAGWNIVTTGTDLAAANFGLDKHPDHAERYARAREFVDAVTALWDSWEDDAIVGDQASGVYADPEKIHRVDFEGEYLRVRGPFNAPRTPQGFPVLVQAGASNDGRAFAGKYAEAIFTAHQRLSDAQAFYADIKQRARSFGRDPEHVKILPGISPFIADTEAAAKKLEQEFNELTVPEYGLAQLEGIVGISLRHLALDEPIPADLFDAAGDVTDNGQSRLQVVAGIVQRERPTVRGLLHRLAGARGHRVFAGTPEQVADTIEEWFRGGAADGFNVMPPYYPGGLEVFAETVVPILQQRGLFRTEYTGTTLRDHFGLPRPESRFARQPALTR; encoded by the coding sequence ATGACCGCACCGCGCCAACTCAGTCTCAACGCCTTCATCTATCCCTCCGGTCACCACGAGGCCGCCTGGCGGCATCCGTGGAGCAGTCCCGACCGGATCTACGACGTCGCCTACTACCAAGAGATCGGACGCACCGCCGAAGCGGCGAAGCTGGACGCGGTGTTCTTCGCCGACGGTCCAGCGCTGCGCACCAACGTACGGCACAACGCGGCCTCCGGCCTCGAGCCGATCACCCTGCTCACCGCCATCGCCACGGCGACGACGCACCTCGGCCTCATCGCCACCGCGTCGACCACGTACTACGAGCCCTACAACCTCGCCAGGCTGTTCTCCACGCTGGACCACATCTCCGGCGGCCGCGCGGGCTGGAACATCGTCACCACCGGAACCGATCTCGCCGCGGCGAACTTCGGTTTGGACAAGCATCCCGACCACGCCGAACGGTACGCGCGGGCGCGGGAGTTCGTCGACGCCGTGACCGCGCTGTGGGACAGCTGGGAGGACGACGCCATCGTCGGGGACCAGGCCTCCGGCGTGTACGCCGACCCGGAGAAGATCCACCGGGTCGACTTCGAGGGCGAATACCTGCGGGTGCGTGGGCCGTTCAACGCGCCGCGCACGCCGCAGGGCTTCCCGGTGCTGGTGCAGGCGGGCGCGTCGAACGACGGCCGGGCGTTCGCGGGCAAGTACGCCGAGGCGATCTTCACCGCGCATCAGCGCCTCAGCGACGCGCAGGCGTTCTACGCCGACATCAAACAGCGGGCCCGCAGCTTCGGCCGCGACCCCGAGCACGTCAAGATCCTGCCCGGGATCAGCCCGTTCATCGCCGACACCGAGGCGGCGGCCAAGAAATTGGAACAGGAGTTCAACGAGCTCACCGTGCCGGAGTACGGGTTGGCACAGCTCGAGGGCATCGTCGGGATCAGCCTGCGGCACCTGGCGCTGGACGAGCCGATTCCGGCCGATTTGTTCGACGCCGCGGGCGATGTCACCGACAACGGCCAGAGCCGGTTGCAAGTCGTGGCGGGGATCGTGCAGCGGGAACGGCCGACTGTCCGTGGCCTGCTGCACCGCCTCGCCGGTGCGCGCGGTCACCGGGTGTTCGCCGGAACCCCCGAGCAGGTCGCCGACACCATCGAGGAATGGTTCCGCGGCGGCGCCGCCGACGGTTTCAACGTGATGCCGCCGTACTACCCGGGTGGACTGGAGGTCTTCGCCGAAACGGTCGTGCCGATCTTGCAGCAGCGCGGACTGTTCCGCACCGAGTACACCGGCACCACCCTGCGTGACCACTTCGGCCTGCCCCGTCCCGAGAGCCGTTTCGCCCGGCAGCCCGCGCTGACCCGGTGA